A segment of the Actinomycetota bacterium genome:
GAACTTCGGCTCGCGCTCTTTCCACATCGCGTAGATTGGACTCGCGACAGCGATCGACGAGTACGCTCCCGACGCAAGACCGATGACAAGCGCGAATGCGAAGTCCTTGAGCGTCTCTCCGCCGAAGAACAGGAGTACGACGACGGGAATCAGCGACGTCAAAGACGTGTTGATCGAACGGGCAAATACCTGGTTGATCGAGCTGTTCGCCATCTGCATGAACGACTGCTTGGTCAGACGCTGCGAGTTCTCCCGGATACGGT
Coding sequences within it:
- a CDS encoding protein translocase subunit SecDF codes for the protein RIRENSQRLTKQSFMQMANSSINQVFARSINTSLTSLIPVVVLLFFGGETLKDFAFALVIGLASGAYSSIAVASPIYAMWKEREPKFQALKKKYERAS